The Phycisphaeraceae bacterium genome window below encodes:
- the sthA gene encoding Si-specific NAD(P)(+) transhydrogenase yields the protein MRHYDAVVIGTGPAGQKAAIQAAKLGKRVAIIEKSTVLGGAQVNTGTVPSKALREAALHLTGAGKRGLFGESYRVKKTITIRDLVSVSQQVIRGEWEVIRDQIDRNGVDLIWGKAHFEGPNLIQVMGPDHSDMITADVFIVCVGTRPAKPDHVPFNDSNILTSDTFLALDKLPKSLIVVGGGVIGTEYACIMATLGVKVSLIEGRHKLLGFVDNEISEALQFYMRRQGVSLRMGEKVERIFEIPDEDRNNNNGSGGPQVIAQLESGKTLRAECILYSVGRQGVCADLGLDNVGVEYDDRERLHVNERYQTNIPHVYAAGDVIGFPALASTSMEQGRRAMCFALGQEIEDWNTELFPYGIYGIPEISMVGKTEEQLTDAGIPYEAGIASYKEIARGQLLGDEFGMLKVLIHQETHKVLGVHAIGTGATELIHIGQAVMALDGTAEFFINNVFNFPTLAEAYKVAAYNGLNKLAHV from the coding sequence ATGAGGCACTATGACGCGGTCGTGATCGGAACTGGGCCCGCAGGCCAGAAGGCCGCCATCCAGGCAGCCAAACTCGGCAAGCGGGTCGCCATTATCGAAAAGAGCACCGTCCTGGGCGGGGCTCAGGTCAACACCGGAACTGTGCCCTCCAAGGCACTCCGTGAGGCCGCCCTGCACCTCACCGGAGCGGGCAAGCGTGGGCTCTTCGGCGAGTCGTACCGTGTCAAAAAGACCATCACCATCCGAGACCTCGTCTCGGTCTCCCAGCAGGTCATCCGTGGCGAGTGGGAAGTCATCCGCGACCAGATCGACCGCAACGGCGTCGATCTCATCTGGGGCAAGGCTCACTTCGAGGGCCCCAACCTCATTCAGGTCATGGGCCCCGACCACTCCGACATGATCACCGCTGACGTCTTCATCGTCTGCGTCGGCACACGCCCTGCCAAGCCCGATCATGTCCCTTTCAACGACAGCAACATCCTCACCTCCGACACCTTCCTCGCCCTCGACAAGCTCCCTAAGAGCCTGATCGTCGTCGGCGGCGGGGTCATCGGCACCGAGTATGCCTGCATCATGGCCACGCTGGGTGTCAAGGTCAGTCTCATCGAAGGCCGGCACAAACTCCTGGGCTTTGTCGATAACGAGATCTCCGAGGCGTTGCAGTTCTACATGCGCCGCCAGGGCGTCAGCCTACGCATGGGCGAGAAGGTCGAGCGGATCTTTGAGATCCCCGATGAGGATCGGAACAACAACAACGGCTCAGGCGGGCCACAGGTCATTGCCCAACTCGAATCTGGCAAGACCCTCCGTGCCGAATGCATCCTCTACTCGGTTGGCCGCCAGGGTGTCTGCGCCGACCTGGGACTGGATAACGTCGGCGTGGAGTACGACGACCGCGAACGCCTGCACGTCAACGAGCGCTACCAGACCAACATCCCTCATGTCTATGCCGCTGGCGACGTGATCGGATTCCCCGCTCTGGCTTCGACCTCGATGGAACAGGGCCGACGCGCCATGTGCTTCGCGCTCGGTCAGGAAATCGAGGACTGGAACACGGAGCTGTTCCCCTACGGGATCTACGGCATCCCCGAGATCTCAATGGTCGGCAAGACCGAAGAACAACTCACCGACGCGGGCATCCCCTACGAGGCTGGTATCGCCAGCTACAAGGAAATCGCCCGCGGCCAACTCCTTGGCGACGAGTTCGGCATGCTCAAGGTCCTCATCCATCAGGAGACCCACAAGGTCCTTGGCGTCCACGCCATCGGCACCGGCGCGACCGAACTGATCCACATCGGTCAGGCCGTCATGGCCCTCGATGGCACCGCCGAGTTCTTCATCAACAACGTCTTTAACTTCCCCACCCTCGCCGAAGCCTACAAGGTCGCTGCTTACAACGGGCTCAATAAGCTGGCTCACGTTTAG
- the nadA gene encoding quinolinate synthase NadA → MQLWQPPLAPKYTQASDEELVAAILARKAELGSSVVILGHHYQQDEVIRFADFTGDSFKLSQLAAERVTEVGAKVVIFAGVHFMAESADILTPEDVSVILPDLSAGCSMADMADLEDVIDAWDQVHEVLSEDVRVVPITYMNSTAAIKAFCGERGGAVCTSSNARAIIEWALRGGDTPLAEGQRVKILFMPDQHLGRNTAAQLGYSVEKDTCVWDPRHPEGLGGNAEKTLERVTFLLWKGHCSVHKLFRPEHVDQIREQWPDVKVIVHPECEHAVVLKADMTGSTEKIIETIESAEPGTRWAIGTEVHLVNRLSKAAQKRGVTARILSDCQCLCTTMYRIDLPHLLYVLDELAAGRVVNQVRVDDATRLWSLRSLDRMLEITGAAPLKAAVDQVV, encoded by the coding sequence ATGCAGCTCTGGCAGCCCCCGCTGGCACCGAAATACACCCAGGCCTCGGACGAGGAACTGGTCGCAGCGATTCTGGCTCGCAAGGCCGAACTGGGGTCGTCTGTCGTGATTCTGGGGCACCATTACCAGCAGGACGAGGTCATCCGCTTCGCGGATTTCACCGGGGATTCGTTCAAGTTGTCGCAGCTGGCGGCGGAGCGTGTGACCGAGGTGGGGGCAAAGGTCGTGATCTTTGCGGGTGTTCATTTCATGGCCGAGTCGGCGGACATCCTGACGCCTGAGGACGTGTCGGTGATCCTGCCTGACCTGTCGGCCGGTTGTTCGATGGCGGACATGGCCGACTTGGAGGATGTGATCGATGCCTGGGATCAGGTCCACGAGGTGTTGTCCGAGGATGTTCGGGTGGTGCCGATCACCTACATGAACTCGACGGCGGCGATCAAGGCGTTCTGCGGCGAGCGCGGCGGGGCGGTCTGCACCTCGTCGAACGCCCGAGCGATCATTGAGTGGGCGCTTCGGGGTGGCGATACGCCGTTGGCCGAGGGCCAGAGGGTGAAGATCTTGTTCATGCCGGACCAGCACCTGGGGCGGAATACGGCGGCGCAGCTTGGGTACAGCGTTGAGAAGGACACCTGCGTGTGGGACCCTCGCCATCCAGAGGGTCTTGGGGGGAATGCCGAGAAGACGCTGGAGCGGGTGACGTTTCTGCTGTGGAAGGGTCATTGCTCGGTCCACAAGCTGTTCCGTCCTGAGCATGTGGATCAGATCCGAGAGCAGTGGCCTGATGTGAAGGTGATCGTGCACCCGGAGTGCGAGCACGCCGTCGTGCTCAAGGCGGACATGACGGGCTCGACCGAGAAGATCATCGAGACGATCGAGTCTGCGGAGCCCGGGACGCGATGGGCGATTGGGACTGAGGTGCATCTGGTCAATCGCCTGAGCAAAGCGGCGCAGAAGCGCGGTGTCACCGCCCGGATTCTTTCGGATTGCCAGTGCCTGTGTACGACGATGTACCGGATCGACCTTCCCCACCTGCTGTATGTGCTTGATGAGCTGGCAGCGGGTCGCGTGGTGAATCAGGTCAGAGTCGATGATGCCACCCGGCTCTGGTCACTGCGGTCGCTGGATCGGATGCTCGAGATCACGGGCGCTGCGCCGCTGAAGGCGGCGGTGGATCAGGTGGTGTGA
- a CDS encoding 4Fe-4S dicluster domain-containing protein — protein MDRRCGGMEFRRGAVLTVPDPPRVGATHAVPSPDSHDLDTWIEAFRQTSGWQQPGITPLADQLIVAKDQPPALVVLVGIDRYPPFAIRTAIQRTWPREAIAGLQLIRSIVGTPPAIATLPRSVPGLAVIRRNAREHNIKRLALDPIYPVADPTLVAWHAATAGRRKLRPGQNPAEVGLVLIDPWLCVRLGRWLHNKTLDTARPVWIARHPDDCRGSIHWLTPGQIPQQLLTPEGRAILGDPLSGVPMNPQAGIPADAETAFIAPASKPAPAPEPCITCGWCAEVCPTHLRPIELVRRIDAGKTDSPSLDWCLDCGLCTRVCPSGIDLATPLRSRHNANGGTDDG, from the coding sequence ATGGATCGACGATGTGGCGGCATGGAGTTTAGGCGGGGTGCAGTCCTGACCGTTCCCGACCCGCCACGGGTCGGGGCGACGCACGCCGTGCCATCCCCCGATAGCCACGACCTCGATACCTGGATCGAAGCCTTCAGGCAGACATCTGGATGGCAGCAACCGGGCATCACGCCGCTGGCCGACCAACTGATAGTCGCCAAAGACCAGCCTCCCGCTCTCGTCGTGCTGGTCGGGATCGATCGCTATCCCCCGTTCGCGATCCGCACCGCCATCCAGCGAACCTGGCCGCGCGAAGCCATCGCCGGGCTCCAACTCATCCGCTCGATTGTCGGCACCCCTCCCGCCATAGCGACGCTCCCGCGCAGCGTGCCGGGGCTTGCCGTCATCCGCAGAAACGCACGAGAGCACAACATCAAACGCCTCGCGCTGGATCCCATCTACCCGGTCGCCGACCCCACACTCGTCGCCTGGCACGCCGCTACAGCAGGACGACGCAAACTACGCCCCGGGCAGAACCCCGCAGAAGTCGGCCTCGTCCTGATCGATCCCTGGCTGTGCGTTCGTCTCGGGCGTTGGTTGCACAACAAGACGCTCGATACCGCCCGTCCGGTCTGGATCGCTCGTCACCCCGATGACTGCCGCGGGTCCATCCACTGGCTCACACCTGGACAGATCCCGCAACAACTCCTGACGCCCGAAGGCCGCGCGATCCTGGGCGACCCGCTCTCGGGAGTTCCCATGAACCCACAAGCTGGAATCCCCGCCGACGCCGAGACCGCCTTCATCGCCCCAGCCTCAAAACCCGCCCCGGCACCCGAACCCTGCATTACCTGCGGGTGGTGCGCCGAAGTCTGCCCGACTCACCTTCGGCCCATTGAGCTGGTGCGCAGGATCGATGCTGGCAAAACCGACAGCCCAAGCCTCGATTGGTGCCTCGACTGCGGACTCTGCACCCGCGTCTGCCCCTCAGGCATCGACCTCGCCACGCCGCTCCGCTCCCGCCACAACGCCAACGGGGGCACCGACGATGGATGA
- a CDS encoding RnfABCDGE type electron transport complex subunit D has protein sequence MDETAPGISASKSPWLRPIVRTPAYDTLAICGVLPLTLIAWLGLGHHALLLTIVSIGSTMIAGHFSAVLLHRWRWTCVAPSPRYLLFLGIVACLLLRPTDTLLRSLVTGILTGVASLWVGRYTSIRIHPAVLAIAMTWPLAGAWTTPEPTTANTASVLRVPDWPDPIATGEPILEPRHSTPLVRFVLTEVELIAVQPQRLPRMILDGTLPPLGPVLWNPQPPSLGMVSIPAILLASAWLLRCRVLHWRVPVYGLLAASAVVALSPGPSGTWTVLEAFVPLGTGALATWIAYVLLATPLPLMTAIVAGYAMPISIPGRAIFAAVIGVTGTIAMVITQQPEGLLLGVIIAGLLSRPLDHVRSSPFVPGSFVD, from the coding sequence ATGGATGAAACAGCCCCAGGCATCTCCGCGTCAAAATCGCCCTGGCTACGCCCGATCGTCAGGACCCCCGCCTACGACACCCTCGCAATCTGTGGCGTCCTCCCCCTCACCCTCATCGCCTGGCTCGGCCTCGGGCATCACGCGCTGCTTCTCACCATCGTCTCAATCGGCAGCACCATGATCGCGGGCCACTTCTCGGCAGTGTTGCTCCACCGATGGCGCTGGACCTGCGTCGCTCCGAGCCCGCGCTACCTGCTCTTCCTGGGCATCGTGGCGTGCCTCCTGCTAAGACCCACTGACACACTCTTGCGCTCGCTTGTCACTGGCATCCTCACAGGCGTCGCCTCGCTCTGGGTCGGTCGGTACACGTCGATTCGCATCCATCCCGCCGTACTCGCGATTGCCATGACCTGGCCTTTGGCTGGCGCATGGACGACCCCCGAGCCAACCACCGCCAACACCGCCTCGGTTCTACGAGTACCCGACTGGCCTGATCCCATCGCAACCGGCGAACCGATTCTCGAACCTCGCCACAGCACCCCGCTGGTGCGCTTCGTCCTCACCGAGGTCGAACTGATCGCAGTGCAACCTCAGCGCCTGCCGCGAATGATTCTCGACGGCACGCTCCCGCCTCTTGGACCCGTGCTCTGGAACCCTCAGCCGCCTAGCCTAGGCATGGTCTCAATCCCCGCCATCCTCCTCGCTTCGGCCTGGCTGCTGCGATGTCGCGTCCTGCACTGGAGAGTCCCCGTCTACGGCCTCCTCGCCGCCTCAGCCGTCGTCGCGTTATCGCCCGGCCCCAGCGGAACATGGACCGTGCTCGAAGCCTTCGTCCCCCTCGGCACAGGTGCCCTCGCTACATGGATTGCCTACGTTCTGCTGGCCACGCCCCTGCCGCTGATGACCGCCATCGTCGCTGGCTACGCCATGCCCATCAGCATCCCCGGCCGAGCGATCTTTGCCGCGGTCATAGGCGTCACCGGCACCATCGCCATGGTCATCACCCAGCAACCCGAAGGGCTCCTCCTAGGCGTCATCATCGCAGGACTCTTGAGCCGTCCCCTCGACCACGTCCGCAGCAGCCCGTTCGTCCCCGGTAGCTTCGTCGATTAA